In Ovis aries strain OAR_USU_Benz2616 breed Rambouillet chromosome 14, ARS-UI_Ramb_v3.0, whole genome shotgun sequence, a single genomic region encodes these proteins:
- the SPACA6 gene encoding sperm acrosome membrane-associated protein 6 yields MAWLAPWSAILPSLVALVVSGASAWACLLCFTSYEERLQICQIFAGLDSPDLGKCEEAFADAFKGLLDTEINYEERGQLHDAFTQMTHSLQEMAAAQGSFRVAFLHAAEKMQKIILQLKEVQACIPPCGLQEVTRRFRCRGCYSKVCDLPLDCPVQDLTVTRGRQAMFSCTVNFQLPKEEITYSWKFAGGGLRTQDPTYFRDIPRAQGYLARIRPVQPTHRGTFSCVITHDQRPLARLYFFLNVTGPPPRAETELQVSFREVLRWVPQEAEMVEPWRPSLGELLARPEALTPGNQCLLVALVALASASVTVLVWMFFRWYCSGN; encoded by the exons ATGGCCTGGCTGGCCCCTTGGAGCGCCATCCTGCCCTCCCTGGTGGCCCTTGTGGTCTCTGGGGCTTCAGCCTGGGCCTGTCTCCTCTGCTTCACGTCTTATGAGGAGCGTCTCCAGATTTGCCAGATCTTCGCCGGCCTGGACAGCCCCGACCTCGGGAAGTGTGAGGAGGCCTTCGCAGATGCCTTTAAGGGGCTGCTGGACACTGAGATCA ACTACGAGGAGAGGGGCCAGCTGCACGATGCCTTCACCCAGATGACCCACTCCCTCCAGGAGATGGCCGCTGCCCAGG GGTCCTTTCGGGTTGCCTTTCTTCATGCCGCGGAGAAAATGCAGAAGATTATATTGCAGCTTAAGGAAG TGCAGGCCTGTATTCCTCCCTGCG GACTCCAGGAGGTCACCCGGCGTTTTCGCTGCCGCGGATGCTACTCCAAGGTCTGCGACCTCCCGCTTGACTGCCCAG TTCAGGACCTGACGGTGACTCGGGGTCGTCAGGCCATGTTCTCTTGcactgtgaacttccagctgCCTAAGGAAGAGATCACCTATTCCTGGAAGTTCGCAGGAGGT GGA CTCCGGACTCAAGATCCAACCTACTTCCGAGATATTCCGCGGGCCCAAGGATACCTGGCGCGGATCCGGCCGGTGCAGCCCACGCACCGCGGGACCTTCTCTTGCGTGATCACGCACGACCAGCGCCCCCTGGCGCGGCTCTACTTCTTTCTGAACG TGACGGGCCCGCCGCCGCGCGCGGAGACCGAGCTCCAGGTCTCTTTTCGGGAAGTGTTACGCTGGGTGCCGCAGGAGGCGGAGATGGTCGAACCCTGGAGGCCCAGCCTGGGCGAGCTGCTGGCCAGGCCCGAGGCTCTGACGCCGGGCAATCAGTGCCTGCTCGTGGCGCTTGTGGCCTTAGCATCAGCCAGTGTGACCGTGCTGGTGTG GATGTTTTTTCGATGGTACTGCAGCGGCAACTAA